The bacterium genome has a window encoding:
- a CDS encoding carbohydrate binding family 9 domain-containing protein yields the protein MKIFWIFLTVLPVLLLAQNHDKIINIQKTETVPVVDGIIDACWDKADSATNFFQLSPYYGKKPSHRTVAKLLTTKESLYCLMICYENKKNIQAFKGSLDNISGDIVSLMLDTFGNGRTGYKFAVSASGVRSDCRLIDDARNRDYSWDGIWFADTRIYDWGYVVEMEIPYKSLQYNDQLLTWGLDFDRYIASTKEDLYWCSYKESEGLRISKFGKLFFNGFKPAVRGMHLELYPVGIAKAEQQEDGSKNFKPNAGFDIMYNPSPKLTFQGTINPDFAQIEADPFEFNISRYETYYSERRPFFTEGNEIFIASGRQRNMGFYRPLELFYSRRIGRKLPDGSEVPLWAGVKTFGRIKEWEYGSFMAVTGEKEYTVDDETYIEERGVFGSARLKKQIMGNSSIGMLFVGKHTSSGDNGVIDIDGAFRGSNWQLAYQVARSYRDDQGDFAGSAGYTMISSKAIIGLRGRFIGNNFDIDDVGYVPWRGTAQIVGLGGPRWYFKKGYIRAILFYAGPILNYEKIDEFTDYGGLVGFNMQFRNNWGFEINTDYSKSKELDKIFNSFSVNTSCWVNIDPRWHANFNGGYSKTYNFSRDYLAFYSWVNGFFSWRINRNLQLGTTASVFIEGNPAGNVEEVTYNSRPFLSFTPMNNMNIRAYLDNVLLRSSNRIEQIIGGLLFSYNFSPKSWIYMAINEVQYRPEEILKIRDRTAVFKLKYLYYM from the coding sequence ATGAAAATATTTTGGATATTCTTAACAGTTCTTCCTGTATTACTCCTTGCACAAAATCATGACAAAATTATAAACATCCAAAAAACTGAAACAGTACCTGTAGTTGACGGTATTATTGACGCTTGTTGGGACAAAGCAGACTCTGCAACAAATTTCTTTCAGCTTAGCCCATATTATGGTAAAAAACCCAGTCACAGAACTGTAGCCAAATTGCTGACAACAAAAGAGAGTCTATACTGTTTAATGATTTGTTATGAAAACAAAAAAAATATTCAGGCTTTTAAAGGCAGTCTGGATAATATCAGCGGTGATATTGTATCTCTGATGCTTGATACATTCGGAAACGGCCGTACAGGGTATAAATTTGCAGTATCTGCATCAGGAGTACGCAGCGACTGCCGCTTGATTGATGACGCCCGAAACAGAGACTATTCATGGGACGGCATCTGGTTTGCTGACACACGCATTTATGATTGGGGTTATGTAGTTGAAATGGAAATTCCGTATAAATCTTTACAGTATAATGATCAGCTTTTAACATGGGGGCTGGACTTTGATCGTTACATTGCAAGCACTAAAGAAGACCTCTACTGGTGTTCGTACAAAGAGAGTGAAGGGCTTAGAATATCCAAATTCGGAAAACTATTTTTTAACGGCTTTAAACCTGCTGTACGCGGTATGCATCTGGAACTCTACCCTGTAGGGATTGCAAAGGCTGAACAGCAGGAAGACGGTTCCAAAAATTTCAAACCTAACGCTGGATTCGATATAATGTATAATCCTTCACCAAAACTCACTTTTCAAGGCACTATTAATCCGGATTTTGCCCAAATTGAAGCTGACCCATTTGAATTTAATATAAGCCGCTATGAGACTTATTACAGTGAACGGCGTCCTTTCTTTACAGAAGGAAATGAAATCTTTATAGCTTCAGGCAGACAGCGCAATATGGGATTCTATCGGCCGCTTGAGCTATTCTACTCACGCCGCATTGGCCGCAAACTACCTGATGGCAGTGAAGTACCGCTTTGGGCCGGAGTAAAAACATTCGGCCGTATAAAAGAGTGGGAATACGGTAGTTTTATGGCTGTGACAGGTGAAAAAGAATACACTGTTGATGATGAAACATACATAGAAGAACGCGGCGTTTTTGGATCTGCTAGACTAAAAAAGCAGATAATGGGCAACTCTTCTATTGGTATGCTTTTTGTCGGTAAACACACCTCTTCTGGAGATAATGGGGTTATTGATATTGATGGCGCCTTCAGGGGGTCTAACTGGCAGCTTGCATATCAGGTTGCCCGCTCGTACAGGGATGACCAAGGCGATTTTGCAGGATCTGCTGGTTACACTATGATTAGTAGCAAAGCCATCATTGGTTTACGGGGCCGCTTTATAGGCAATAATTTTGATATTGATGATGTTGGTTATGTACCATGGCGTGGAACAGCTCAGATTGTTGGTTTGGGTGGTCCGCGCTGGTATTTTAAAAAAGGATATATCAGAGCAATTCTATTTTATGCCGGCCCGATTCTTAACTATGAAAAAATTGATGAATTTACGGATTACGGCGGACTTGTTGGATTCAATATGCAGTTCCGCAACAACTGGGGATTTGAAATTAATACGGATTACTCCAAATCAAAAGAACTTGACAAAATTTTTAATTCATTCTCTGTTAATACTTCCTGCTGGGTGAATATTGATCCGCGCTGGCATGCAAATTTTAATGGAGGTTATTCAAAAACATACAACTTCTCTCGTGATTATCTGGCATTCTACTCATGGGTAAACGGTTTTTTCAGCTGGAGGATCAACAGAAATCTACAGCTCGGCACAACTGCCAGCGTCTTTATCGAGGGAAATCCGGCCGGTAATGTAGAAGAAGTCACTTATAATTCAAGACCATTTCTCTCTTTTACACCTATGAACAATATGAATATTCGTGCCTATCTCGATAATGTTCTTTTGCGTTCCAGTAATAGAATTGAGCAGATCATCGGAGGGTTGCTGTTCTCTTATAATTTTTCTCCAAAAAGCTGGATTTACATGGCAATTAATGAGGTGCAGTACAGGCCAGAAGAGATTCTTAAAATCCGGGACCGCACTGCTGTATTTAAATTAAAATATCTCTACTACATGTAA
- a CDS encoding protein-export chaperone SecB, with translation MAKKVKMEMEPDQYRKLLKELSLDSIRLIKSDCVLNSTENVSGIVNIKHRVKITETLEDVVVINHVYTLNVKSSDTNELIFKVSATFQLMFSTNFNFNEEFFDIYKNISLPLTTYPFFREFVFNTMARMNLPPLTLPLIIR, from the coding sequence TTGGCTAAGAAAGTTAAAATGGAAATGGAGCCGGATCAGTATAGAAAACTATTAAAGGAATTAAGTCTTGATAGTATAAGATTAATCAAATCTGATTGCGTGTTAAATAGTACTGAAAACGTTTCAGGAATTGTTAATATCAAACATAGGGTAAAAATTACTGAAACTTTGGAAGATGTTGTTGTAATAAATCATGTATACACTTTAAATGTTAAAAGTTCGGATACTAATGAATTAATTTTTAAAGTGTCAGCTACATTTCAGTTGATGTTCAGTACTAATTTTAATTTTAATGAAGAGTTTTTTGATATTTATAAGAACATCTCTCTACCATTGACAACTTATCCTTTCTTTAGAGAATTTGTCTTTAATACTATGGCTAGAATGAATCTTCCTCCTCTGACATTACCTTTGATTATTAGATAA